In Holophagales bacterium, one DNA window encodes the following:
- a CDS encoding nitronate monooxygenase, with the protein MSRETPLTRHAGIEVPLLCGAMYPCSNPELVAAVSEAGGLGIVQPISLSYVHGRDFREGLRRIRSLTAKPIGLNAIVEKSSRTYEERMKQWVDVAIEEGVRFFVTALGNPRWVVEKAHGCGGIVYHDVTDRRWAEKALAEGVDGLIAVNRRAGGHAGKLDPQTVLDSLADLGVPVVCAGGVGDEKGFAEALAMGYAGVQMGTRFIATAECRAHDDYKQAIVRAREEDIVLTERLSGVPCSVIKTPYVERVGTTAGPIGRFLLRGRRTKHWMRTFYALRSLPQLKKASLEGMGYKDFWQAGKSVAGIDAVLPAAEVVRRCAAAI; encoded by the coding sequence ATGAGCCGCGAGACCCCGCTCACCCGCCACGCCGGCATCGAGGTGCCGCTGCTCTGCGGCGCCATGTACCCGTGCTCCAACCCCGAGCTCGTCGCTGCGGTCTCCGAGGCCGGCGGCCTGGGGATCGTCCAGCCGATCTCGCTCTCCTACGTCCACGGTCGCGACTTCCGCGAAGGGCTGCGCCGGATCCGCTCGCTCACCGCCAAGCCGATCGGTCTGAACGCGATCGTCGAGAAGAGCTCGCGCACCTACGAGGAGCGGATGAAGCAGTGGGTCGACGTGGCGATCGAGGAGGGCGTCCGCTTCTTCGTCACCGCTCTCGGCAATCCGCGCTGGGTGGTGGAGAAGGCACACGGGTGCGGCGGCATCGTCTACCACGACGTGACCGATCGCCGTTGGGCCGAGAAGGCGCTCGCCGAAGGCGTCGACGGTCTGATCGCCGTCAACCGCCGCGCTGGCGGGCACGCCGGCAAGCTCGATCCGCAGACCGTCCTCGACAGCCTCGCCGACCTCGGCGTGCCGGTCGTCTGCGCCGGCGGCGTCGGCGACGAGAAGGGCTTCGCCGAGGCGCTGGCGATGGGCTACGCCGGCGTGCAGATGGGCACGCGATTCATCGCCACCGCGGAGTGCCGGGCGCACGACGACTACAAGCAGGCGATCGTCCGCGCTCGTGAGGAGGACATCGTGCTCACCGAGCGGCTCTCGGGCGTTCCCTGCTCGGTAATCAAGACACCGTACGTCGAGCGCGTCGGCACCACCGCCGGCCCGATCGGCCGCTTTCTGCTCCGCGGCCGCCGCACCAAGCACTGGATGCGCACCTTCTACGCCCTGCGCTCGCTGCCTCAGCTCAAGAAGGCCTCGCTCGAAGGGATGGGCTACAAGGACTTCTGGCAGGCCGGCAAGAGCGTCGCCGGGATCGACGCCGTGCTCCCGGCCGCCGAAGTCGTCCGCCGCTGCGCCGCGGCGATCTGA
- a CDS encoding DUF4442 domain-containing protein, producing the protein MPQPAELLSLWRRLEPLPGGRRLFSFLLGRAARYTGSIAPRVLELAPGHARVGLRDRPAVRNHLRSVHAVALMNLAEVASGLATISSLPPGARGILAGLSIEYLKKARGPLEAVCDATIEYTGERREVPVEAVIRDATGDVVARATARWLIGPETPKGAAKP; encoded by the coding sequence ATGCCCCAGCCCGCCGAGCTGCTCTCGCTCTGGCGCCGCCTCGAGCCTCTGCCGGGCGGCCGTCGCCTCTTCTCGTTCCTCCTCGGCCGCGCCGCCCGCTACACCGGCTCGATCGCGCCGCGCGTCCTCGAGCTCGCCCCCGGGCACGCGCGGGTCGGCCTGCGCGACCGGCCGGCGGTGCGGAACCACCTGCGCTCGGTCCACGCCGTGGCGCTGATGAACCTCGCCGAGGTGGCGAGCGGACTGGCCACCATCTCGTCTCTCCCCCCGGGCGCGCGCGGCATCCTCGCGGGGCTTTCGATCGAGTACCTGAAGAAGGCCCGCGGCCCGCTCGAGGCGGTCTGCGATGCGACGATCGAATACACCGGCGAGCGGCGAGAGGTGCCGGTCGAGGCGGTGATCCGCGACGCGACGGGCGACGTGGTCGCGCGCGCCACCGCCCGCTGGCTGATCGGACCCGAAACCCCGAAGGGAGCAGCCAAGCCATGA
- a CDS encoding FAD-dependent oxidoreductase produces MTRVVVLGAGVAGHTAAAFARKWLPSAAQVTVVSPLPHYNWIPSNIWVGVGLLRPEQVTFDLAPVYARSGIAFEQARAVEIHPEGRGDRTDPFVVVESTREANAGARIEIPYDYLIHATGPKLDFAATPGLGPGGHSLSVCTESHAAETARALDEEVERMRRGERRRFLVGTGHGGCTCQGAAFEYVVNLEFELRARGVRDRADIVWVSNEYELGDFGMGGMHLRYGGFVTPSKIFTESLFAERGLTWITRAHVHEVAEGRIDYETLEGERREHGFDFAMLLPPFRGVGLRAYARDGVEITERLFQPNGFMKVDADYTPRPYEEWRSRDWPRTYQSPAYPNLFAAGIAFAPPHPISRPRKAPSGAPIAPAPPRTGMPSATIGKAVARSVVDMIEGAPAPTRSASMAEMGAACVASAGANPFTGTAASMTVFPIVPDFERYPDYGRDLRHTFGEIGLAGHWIKILLHHLFLYKARLRPGWSLIPE; encoded by the coding sequence GTGACGCGGGTCGTCGTGTTGGGGGCCGGTGTCGCCGGTCACACCGCCGCGGCCTTCGCGCGGAAGTGGCTGCCGAGCGCCGCCCAGGTCACCGTCGTCTCGCCGCTGCCGCACTACAACTGGATCCCGTCCAACATCTGGGTCGGCGTGGGGCTGCTGCGACCGGAGCAGGTGACGTTCGACCTCGCCCCGGTCTACGCCCGCAGCGGCATCGCCTTCGAGCAGGCGCGCGCGGTCGAGATCCACCCCGAGGGGCGCGGCGATCGCACCGACCCGTTCGTCGTCGTCGAGTCGACCCGCGAGGCGAACGCCGGCGCCCGGATCGAGATCCCCTACGACTACCTGATCCATGCGACCGGGCCGAAGCTCGACTTCGCCGCCACGCCGGGCCTCGGCCCGGGCGGGCATTCGCTCTCCGTCTGCACCGAGTCGCATGCCGCCGAGACCGCCCGCGCGCTCGACGAAGAGGTCGAGCGCATGCGTCGTGGCGAACGACGGCGTTTCCTCGTCGGCACCGGGCACGGCGGCTGCACCTGCCAGGGCGCGGCATTCGAGTACGTGGTCAATCTCGAGTTCGAGCTGCGCGCCCGGGGCGTGCGGGATCGCGCCGACATCGTCTGGGTCTCGAACGAGTACGAGCTCGGCGACTTCGGCATGGGCGGCATGCACCTGCGCTACGGCGGCTTCGTGACGCCGAGCAAGATCTTCACCGAGTCGCTCTTCGCCGAACGCGGGCTGACGTGGATCACCCGCGCCCACGTGCACGAGGTGGCCGAAGGACGGATCGACTACGAGACGCTCGAGGGCGAGCGGCGCGAGCACGGCTTCGACTTCGCCATGCTGCTGCCGCCGTTCCGCGGCGTCGGCCTGCGCGCCTACGCCCGCGACGGGGTGGAGATCACCGAGAGGCTCTTCCAGCCGAACGGCTTCATGAAAGTCGATGCCGACTACACGCCGCGTCCGTACGAGGAGTGGAGGAGCCGCGACTGGCCGCGCACCTACCAGTCTCCGGCCTACCCGAACCTCTTCGCTGCCGGCATCGCCTTCGCACCGCCCCATCCCATCTCGCGACCGCGCAAGGCGCCGAGCGGCGCGCCGATCGCCCCGGCACCGCCGCGCACCGGCATGCCGTCGGCCACCATCGGCAAGGCGGTCGCGCGCAGCGTCGTCGACATGATCGAAGGTGCCCCGGCGCCGACGCGGAGCGCCTCGATGGCGGAGATGGGCGCGGCATGCGTCGCCTCCGCCGGAGCCAATCCGTTCACCGGGACGGCCGCCTCGATGACCGTCTTCCCGATCGTCCCGGACTTCGAGCGCTATCCCGACTACGGCCGCGACCTTCGTCACACCTTCGGCGAGATCGGCCTCGCCGGACACTGGATCAAGATCCTGCTGCACCACCTGTTCCTCTACAAGGCGCGGCTGCGCCCCGGATGGAGCCTGATCCCCGAATGA